The Coregonus clupeaformis isolate EN_2021a chromosome 13, ASM2061545v1, whole genome shotgun sequence genome includes a region encoding these proteins:
- the LOC123492179 gene encoding cyclic nucleotide-gated olfactory channel-like → MKRKQLLQRTMDMSKVQKNVSATDLLMNDTGYIKLYKHCMAEEEKKAKFKDFPFHVRIKTSFTQFLIRFLLNVIRIHNTTINPESTVRVVYQYTSCLLIIILFWAITYMPSVFDLDRGIFLFTMIIEYIQMIEIILKFHICFYDEGGSYISDYKSVSLSYMTRKVGYIYDVICSFPYAFTILHLMNQVSPIAFLPIIVYVRSFHLLRILTVLVFMHKEEQSIITNLLAIRIIKYLVHAVLFVHCTAVLFLLFVIHGGFNSWVVNTDVFYLPDIYHYSVYWTLATYTTTGYGDIRAVTYEEMLFSILIMILSKMQVSYNMGLLSSTQTNKQSLQVAYEEKLQAVQNYMMDENIPSALQNRVIRFYNYRWTRTKGIDSEELFKDTPHCMKVEIFSRISVNLLKKNQLFTHLSETFLRHLATKMLLKSYTSGEYINRRGDSGRGMLLILIGKVKLCSWRTGKEVIEYLTTGAALGVDLLLKSKLCTYTAIADNYVDIFFLSKEHFEEVGSYYPDVMNKLLKRASNVISMY, encoded by the exons ATGAAACGTAAACAGCTACTGCAAAGAACAATGGACATGTCAAAAGTTCAGAAGAATGTTTCAGCAACTGACCTACTTATGAATGACACAGGAT ATATAAAGCTTTACAAGCACTGCATGGCAGAAGAGGAAAAGAAAGCCAAGTTTAAAGACTTCCCATTTCATGTCCGAATTAAGACGAGCTTCACTCAATTCTTGATCCGTTTTCTGTTGAACGTCATCAGAATCCACAACACAACAATCAATCCAGAGAGCACAGTACGTGTTGTGTATCAGTACACATCTTGCCTTCTGATCATCATTCTGTTTTGGGCGATAACATACATG CCATCTGTGTTCGATCTTGACCGAGGCATCTTTTTGTTCACAATGATTATCGAATATATTCAAATGATTGAG ATCATTTTGAAATTTCATATTTGCTTCTATGATGAAGGTGGATCATACATCTCAGACTACAAATCTGTGTCACTGAGCTATATGACGAGGAAAGTGGGATACATTTATGATGTCATATGCTCATTCCCATACGCATTTACAATTTTGCACCTCATGAATCAAGTGTCACCAATAGCATTTCTGCCGATAATAGTATATGTTCGCAGTTTTCATCTACTCCGGATTCTGACTGTACTTGTCTTCATGCACAAGGAGGAGCAATCCATCATTACTAA CTTGCTTGCCATACGAATCATCAAGTACTTGGTCCATGCAGTCCTGTTTGTCCACTGTACCGCAGTTTTATTTCTTTTATTTGTTATACATGGTGGCTTTAATTCGTGGGTTGTCAACACAG ACGTGTTTTACCTCCCTGATATTTACCACTACTCCGTATATTGGACTTTAGCAACTTACACAACAACAGGCTATGGTGATATCCGTGCAGTGACATACGAAGAAATGTTATTCTCCATTTTGATAATGATTCTTTCCAAGATGCAAGTCAGTTACAATATGGGACTTCTCTCATCCACTCAAACAAACAAGCAATCACTTCAAGTGGCGTATGAAGAGAAGTTGCAG GCAGTCCAAAACTACATGATGGATGAAAACATTCCATCAGCGCTGCAAAATCGCGTCATCCGATTCTACAATTACCGATGGACACGAACCAAAGGGATAGATTCTGAAGAATTGTTCAAAGATACACCTCATTGTATGAAAGTAGAAATTTTCTCAAG aataagtgtGAATCTACTGAAGAAAAATCAGCTCTTCACTCATCTCTCAGAAACATTCCTGAGACACTTGGCAACAAAGATGCTGCTGAAAAGCTACACCTCTG GGGAATACATCAATAGAAGGGGAGACTCTGGCCGTGGCATGTTGCTGATCCTGATTGGTAAGGTGAAACTTTGCTCATGGAGAACTGGAAAGGAGGTCATTGAGTATCTTACAACTGGAGCTGCCTTGGGAGTTGACTTGCTGCTGAAATCCAAGTTGTGTACATACACTGCCATTGCTGATAACTATGTGGATATATTTTTCCTGTCAAAAGAGCACTTTGAAGAAGTTGGGTCATATTACCCAGATGTTATGAATAAGTTGCTAAAGAGAGCCTCAAACGTTATCAGCATGTACTAA
- the LOC121579163 gene encoding early growth response protein 1, with product MAAAKTEMLPSALQISDQLGFPYSPMDSYPKLEEMMLLHSAGTPFLAASAPEGVGFGTGEPGDSYNHLTGDALHDISIGCDKSLMDQTYSTPRLPSISYTGRFTLEPANSCSNSLWAEPLYSLVSGLMGMSQPPTSAAPCSSAAPVSSSSNTMSWPGQIGDTSPTYCSVSPDLFPDSNQSFPSPSNSSVQYPPPSYPSSKTCSSNMTLPMIPDYLFPQQQGEISLLPPDQKPFQCQSIQQQLSLTPLSTIKAFATQTGSQDLKGSYQSQLVKPGSQDLKGSYQSQQVKPGSQDLKGSYQSQQVKPSRMRKYPNRQCKTPPHKRLYPCPLETCDSRFSRSDELTRHIRIHTGQKPYQCRICMRNFSRSDHLTTHIRTHTGEKPFACEICGRKFARSDERKRHTRIHLREKGRKVEEAGSAPMAIPSPVSGYSSPSTSYPSPSSSYSSPVPSCYSSPVHSSYGSPSVNTMFSSVSSTFQTQVSTSYGSSTNIYSSPVGTPQSDLQSTLSP from the exons ATGGCTGCAGCCAAGACAGAGATGCTCCCCTCAGCCCTGCAGATCTCAGACCAACTGGGCTTCCCCTACTCTCCCATGGACAGCTACCCCAAGCTGGAGGAGATGATGTTGCTCCACTCAGCAGGGACCCCCTTCCTGGCTGCCTCTGCGCCAGAGGGTGTAGGCTTTGGGACCGGGGAGCCAGGAGACTCGTACAACCACCTGACTGGAG ATGCATTGCATGACATCTCTATCGGCTGTGACAAGTCTCTAATGGACCAGACCTACTCAACCCCTcgccttccctccatctcttacACAGGGAGGTTCACCCTGGAGCCTGCAAACAGCTGCAGCAACAGCCTGTGGGCAGAGCCATTATACAGCCTGGTCAGTGGGCTGATGGGCATGTCCCAACCGCCCACCTCAGCTGCCCCATGCTCCTCTGCTGCTCCGGTCAGCTCCTCCTCCAACACCATGAGCTGGCCCGGCCAAATCGGCGACACCAGCCCCACCTACTGCAGCGTCagccctgacctcttccctgacTCTAACCAGTCCTTCCCCAGTCCCTCAAACAGCTCAGTCCAATACCCACCACCCTCCTACCCCAGCAGCAAGACATGCTCCTCCAACATGACTCTGCCCATGATCCCAGACTACCTGTTTCCTCAGCAGCAGGGTGAGATCAGCTTGCTGCCCCCTGACCAGAAGCCTTTCCAGTGTCAGAGCATCCAGCAGCAGCTCTCCCTCACGCCCCTGTCCACCATCAAGGCTTTCGCCACACAGACTGGTTCTCAGGACCTGAAGGGCTCCTACCAGTCTCAGCTGGTCAAGCCTGGTTCTCAGGACCTGAAGGGCTCCTACCAGTCTCAGCAGGTCAAGCCTGGTTCTCAGGACCTGAAGGGCTCCTACCAGTCTCAGCAGGTGAAGCCCAGCCGCATGCGCAAGTACCCCAACCGCCAGTGCAAGACTCCGCCTCACAAGCGACTCTACCCCTGCCCCTTGGAGACGTGCGACAGCCGTTTCTCCCGTTCAGACGAGCTGACACGCCACATTCGCATCCACACGGGCCAGAAGCCCTACCAGTGCCGCATCTGCATGCGCAACTTCAGCCGCAGCGACCACCTGACCACGCACATCCGCACGCACACCGGCGAGAAGCCCTTCGCCTGCGAAATCTGCGGCCGCAAGTTTGCCCGCAGCGATGAGCGCAAACGGCACACCAGGATCCACCTGAGGGAGAAGGGCAGGAAGGTGGAGGAGGCGGGGTCCGCCCCCATGGCCATCCCTTCCCCAGTCTCAGGGTACTCCTCCCCCTCCACATCATACCCCTCTCCCAGCTCTTCATACTCCTCCCCAGTGCCCTCCTGCTACTCCTCCCCAGTGCACAGCTCCTATGGCTCCCCATCGGTCAACACCATGTTCTCCTCAGTCTCCAGTACATTTCAGACGCAGGTGTCCACCTCGTACGGCTCCTCCACAAACATTTACAGCTCCCCAGTGGGCACTCCTCAGTCAGACCTGCAGTCCACCCTCTCTCCATAG